The genomic interval CCACCATACCGCTTTACTCCCAATCTTCTCCCAGCCGACTCTCTTCCGTTCTTGGATTTTCCACCAGATGCTTTTGAAGCGTATCTGATTTGCGTGAAGAGTGTAAATCCATTGTGAAAGCTTGAATGGCGAGAGAAAATGCTCAACATGAACATGGCAAAAGATGTGtctgaaagagaagaagaagagtaaatTAGAATAAgaaataataataaaaaggCGATTAACAGGGTGGGCGAAATAAATTTCACAACTTTTGGCCTCCACCCATTTCATTTGTTTCTTTAATTTCAATTTATAAAAGACAACTTCGGCTTCAACTAAAACAAAATGAACAAATGAATGAAGCAGACCTGCATGCACAAGAAGAGCTGAGAACAATAAGGCTGAACCAGAATCTGCGTCGTCAGCCACTTTGGGTTGACAAGATGTTTCTCCAAGCAAGGCAATGGAGTAAATCATCTCATACTAATCTTTCTCGACAAAATGACATAGCAAAACCCCAAAGTCCATCTAAAGAGCCAAGGGTATaccctcttcctcttgagCGGCCAAAGACTAAAGGTTTTCCGGAACCTTGCCATTAGCCAAGTTGTTTCATATGACGAGCTTTTTTGTCAACTGTGTTGGAAAACTTTGACaaaccaaaagacttgGCTGTGTTGTGTCGAGTATATCGTGAATGGAAGAGAGTTGCTAGAAGAAAGCTCTATAATCATGTATGGATAAGGCCTTGTAAACATCGTTTGGCAGTACAGAGTCGTCAAAACTTGATATTGGTATAGGAGAAGCTGTCTCTCATGTTAAAGTAAGTTTTCCATGGCCATCAAGTGATAGAGTTGACTCACGAGAGTATAGATTGACATGCTGCCTGAGTCTCTATACCGTAATCCAGAACTGTGTTATCTGGTTTGTCGTCTTGGTACAGCCTTGAGCGGGAAAGGTTCATCGAACACAGCTCGCACCATTTGTTAAAAATTCGGTTCTTTCCTTTGGCAACTAGAAGTGAAGAACGATCCAAATTGGACAACCACGCTCAACTGGCTATGTCTAGAATGAAAAATTTGGAGTCTTTGGTTTGGGCAGTAAGCATTTCGCTGTATTAGATATTTACAAGCTTATACCGGACGTTTAGCGAGACAAATTACTAAATCCCGATTTGTTGAGAAGCATTTCTCAACTGCCGCAAATTAGCTCTCTGGTGTTATCAGGTCATGCTCATCACTATTACAATCCCTGTCTTATCGGTGGCATGAATTTCCTGTAAGACTTAAGAATTATGGTGCCCAATCCTCACTTCGTAAGCAAACTGTTAGACGTAGTTGCTGCTCTTGCCATGAGGGCGAGCAGAAGCCTCAAAGAGCTCAGTATTGTTTGTTAGATAACTCGATATCGTAGCGAAACCCGTTTGATTGATTGATTGACCGGAAGGGAACAGGCCTAATCTTTGATAGACGATACCATATTGAAGATAATGACCCCACACTTAAGGAGTCTACGTCGATTGGCATTGTGGAGATGCACAAGGATATCTAGAATAAGTGTATCAAGACTTttagaaaaaaacaaaaggaGATATACTGGAGTTATCACTCGATGCTCTTCCAAATTGCGTAAGTTGTGCAGTCAATGGTCGATTCAAATATCTGCAGCCTAATCGCTCTATTAGATGCTGCTCAATTTCACATCCTGTCCCCCTATGCCTAACCTACGTTTCCTCTCTCTATCAACAGCAGCTTCTGATCATGTGTCAGTTACTACTGTAACCTCACCAGACCTTCCACAGCTACTTTGCTGCCCCGCTTTAGATATGCTTAATCTTGCTATCTCTTCATCGAAACGTTTTATGCCTCTAAACGCCTGGCAAGTATTCCAAGAACAGCTTTTAAAGCGCTCAATGTGTTTGTCTTTGACTAATTTCGTCGTTGAGCTATCAAAAGTCTTGGATTTCATCTTGGATGTAAATCTAGCCTTGGAGGAACTATATGTGCTAGTAACTTCACCCGAAGTAGTGACCAAGTGGTTCTCGTCTATCAAATAGTTCCATCAAGATATATTATGTGAGTTTTTTTACCACATTTTTGGATCAGTCCCGTGGCGTTGTTGTCCATTTTCTTCGAGGCGTGACTGAGTGCATGAAATCCGTGAAGCAATTTGGTAGCGCAAGCATCGTATTTGAAGCTCATAGGCAATTAGAAGATCACGAACAAAAAGATTCGTGGAGCTTTGTAGATGGTCACAGATCTATGTTCCGGGATATCTTCAAGTCTGGAGGGCATAGCCGAAGTAGGGCCTGAGAGTCCTAAAGGTGACTGTAATTATTGCAATATTAGTGCTAATGCATAGAGTTGGAGTACGGTGATGAGTATAAAGTGACTACTCTTGTTCCATCTTATCTCCATCGCCATTCTCCTTtgctctttcatcttcttcctcgccTGTAGCATCTCGTTCACCCTCGCTTCCATCattatcatcttcattctcttcctcagaGTCTGTATACTCATACGATAAGCCACCCTCTCCGCCTTCGGCTGTCCGTTGTGCAGCCCAAGCTTGAGCTGCCTGGAAGAATTTGTAGGTAGTTGGAttggcttctttctcatcgtCAGGGAAAACAAGGTCCCAATCTGTGTAAAAAGTGCGTCAGCTCTTCTCCAAATATGATATTTATACAAATGACCGTACACTCTTCAAGTTCCCCGCTACCATCCTCTGCCTTCCTCCACCTCTTCCTAGTTGTGGGCATCATCTCCTGCACCTTGCTCAGAGTCTGCTCATCACCgtgctcttcttcaaagttCTTCCAGGCCTCCAATAACACCGCCCTGTCCTCTTTTTCGGCCTTTGTGCGAAGGTCCTTATAACCCCTCTCAAACACTTGTCGAGCTACCTCAACATCACCCGCTTCGCCCTCAATCTCgttgccttcttcatcctcccCTTCACCAAGAGTTGAGATCTCCATCAGAGCATATGAGATCCAGACTTTGACATGCGATGTTCGCTCGAGAAGGCGCTCGTACAAGCTTCGTGCTCGTTCACGTTCACCTTCCCCAGCTTCAAAGTCAATGTACGCTTTCCAAACGATTTCTGGCATATCGAGAGATTGCTTTACAGCCAACTCAAAGATAGCCCGTACGCGCTCAAAGTCTTCTACAGCGGCTTCAACTTGGGTCCATTGTATCCAAGCAGAGCTGAGGGAAGGGTCATAAGTCAAGAATTTTTCGTATAGTGTTCGGACACGATCGAATTCACGTAATCTCATCTCCAATTCGATGTAGCCTGTGAAAAGTTTAGGTTTAGGACACATGCCAATACCAGCGCCAAGAACTTTTCGTGCGGCTGTAATTTCTAAACGTCGAATCTCGAAATAAGCATAAGCAAGCCAGAGCTATCAGAAGGTGAGCACATATCATTTACTAAGTTTGGAGACGTAACTGACCTTGGCAAATGTGAAAACCTTGTGAGGGACAAGCTTGATGGCAGCCTTATACACATCACGAGCTCtctcaaagtcttttgtGTCTATTTCCTCAAATGCAGCGTACTGTAGCCATACTAGTGAACGGTTAGTTCTTTTGCGACAAGCCACGACTGGGATGCGTACAATAGATATATCTTCTCCAGTAACGCTTCTCCGCAGCTGGAGGAACATTCGCCACGGATCTCTCGTATACCTCTCTAACTCTTGTCGGATCTGCATCTTGtccatcttccttgtccGCCCGATAAGCATCCTCCTCAAGTCGGGCAAGTGAAAACCATGCGTCATAGTTTGTAGAATCATAggcaagctcttcttcgtACTGAATGCGTCGTTTGCCAAGTACGGTAAGCTCTACGCCAGCACGATCTCCATGCTGTTTCTCAAATTTGGTGTATTGAGAATACACTATTGAATGTCAGCCTTTGTGGCACACTACCCAGCCACGGACTTACAATTAGAAGACTTGGATCTTGGTAGTCGCGCCAGAGCAAACTTGTAGATTACTCGTGCTCGTTCAAACTCTTTCAATCTAGTCTCCATTCGAGCAAACGCAGCAAAGACACTCTGGGCCTTCTCCacttgctcttcttcgtctccAAAAAATTCTAATGCGGTTTGAAAGACTTCTCTGGCCTTGTTAGGTTGgcctctctcttcttcaaatttAGCCCAGGTAACCCAGTTTTTGGGGATCGGCCGACATGCAATCCAGCGTTCGTAGATAGCGGAAGCGCGGTCGAGCTCATTGTATCGCTCCTCGAGCTTAATGTAGCTTTGCCAAGCTTTGTCATTTGGCTCCCATTGCATCCATCTCTCAAAGATCTGGCGAGCACCAGGGACGTTGAGTAAAAGCTCTTCTAGATAAACGTATTTGTACCAGAGCTGAATCATCTGTTAAGCACATATGTATAGCTATGGTCATAAACTCACGGCATCAATACGGGGCAAAAGAGTAATTGCGCGGTCAAAGAGATTTCGAGCATGATTGATGTTTCTTGCTTTTAGTTCCATGTCGGTGTACTTGCCCCAGAGGTCGACTGATCTTGGGTCCACATCCAAAGCTCGTTCAAACACCGATCTTGCTCTCTCAAACTCATTTTGACTGGCCTCCCATTGGGCATATTTAATCCATGCTGCGAACACATAAGCCTCCAAGCCTCAAGATCGCAAAAATGCAGATACTTACTCAAGATACTATCCCTCGAATATCTAATCCTCGATTCAAACTCTGTTCTTTTTCGCCCTTGAAACTCTGTCAATTCTTCCAAGTCTTGTACGCGCTGCTTGGGCGCCTGGATTGCAGGTTCTTGCctttcttgagcttctcTCAAGAGCTGTTCCGCGGTAATCTATCAAAGATTAGATATATTAGTGTCCACTTCATACGGCGAGCAGTCACAACATACCTGTACGGCTGCAGGAGCTCTATTTCGTACTCTAGGGGCACGATCTCTTGGGTCTTTTCCTGCCATGGCCAATTTATACGCCTACTGAATGGTATTTTAATGATTTTCGATTGTAAAAAAGTTGTCAACAATTAATCAATAAAGAGACACTTCCAGCGGCGTTTAAGGATCAAAACGTAGATGTGGCACACTAGATGAACACTTTTCAAGACAAACAAATGGCCTCTATCGTATAAAATTATTGCATACATACAGAAATAGTTTATGCATATAACGATCCCTTGATGCGAATTACACaacaaaaaaacaaaatcaatcATTATAAACTATAAACAAAAAGTGtgacaaagatatcatGATGGGTTTGTGGTCCAGTGGCTAAGACGTTCCATTTGCAACCTCGTCGCTCTTGGAAAGGTCCTGGGTTCAATTCCCAGCTGatccattctttttattttttatgTTTCTATAAACATTTCAAGCATCTTCACGTTCTTTACTCTAACCATATGTTGGCATCCTTCTCTACAACAATAAAATATAGGCACAGCCAGGCATTATTGGCAAGCAAGCTTATGCAACACATCCATATCAGATCATTTTGACATGCTTACAATTCTACAAGAtgtatttgttttttttaGCATTGGTTTTGCCTACCTTTCTTATTTGCCCCAGTGCTGGCTCATCAGTCTCTGCACTGTCATCAAAGCTTGATACCTAACGTCTTGATTTTCATGACTCATCAATTCCATCACCCTTGTTTTACCATTGAGATCATTGATCATCCGCTTGGAACGATCGCCGCCATATTTGACGAACTGCCCAATATCATGAGTGGCGACAGCGAGGACAGTAGGGTCTTTTGAAGTAGTGATAATTTCTATTAAGCGTCTGAGAGAATCAAGGTCAATCGTTCCACTCAAAGTTTGCTTTGAAGCAATAGAGACATACTTGATAGCTTTACCGTTCTCTTCCTGCCCAATCTTCATCCCATTTTCCTTCCAAAAGTCCTCCGTCTCATGTGCAGGACTCCATACCAGATGCCCGCTCTCTAGCTCTTTGATATACTCATCGTACGTACTCATACCTTCTAGCCTTGTTTTGAGCTCTTCTCggagaaagtcaagatCTTCAATGATTTCTTCATCCGAGTATTTGCGGGATTGGAGGGAGGTAACAAAGGGGAGAAGTTTCGTTACAAACATGGAGGGGAGATTCTGTTTCGGGGCAATAGAAATGAGATTCTGCGCTCGGTCAGACATGCCGTTTGATAAATCTAAACAAAAAGACGCACTTTGAAAGTAGCAACAACCACACGGGTAACCTTCTCTTTAACAGCTGCTTTGGCCACGTTTATAAGGACAGCAATGACATCAAATCTTTTATCCATATTCTCGGCCgcctctttctcaaacGATAATTGCCagatacaaaagatggcCCAATATTGAGCTTGAGGGTTAGGGTTAGTTTTAAGAGACTTGATTAAGCTAGTTGCAAATAAATCAGCACCAATGGAACAAGGGTccttgaaaagatattcacCCCGAGATGCAATCAGTCTCATCCCATACGGCCTTCCTGAATTGCTTTGTACCAAGAACGGCTCCAAGAACCTGTGCAGCTACTTCCCAAAGAGGTATGCGGCTTCCATTCAGCAAACTTTGAAGAGAATTAAGCAACGTTGGGACAAGAGATTGAGGGAACGGTTTGAGATCAGTACTATGTCTCCGTCAGCCTGCATATGAGCATTTGGAGGCTTCAAGCATACGCAATGAGTAATGCAAGTATCCTCAAACTAGCTAGTACCGgaaactcttcttccattgACAAGCATTTCATAATGGGCCCATAAGGGTCTTCGGGTTGCTCTGGTGATGTCAAGTTGTGAAAGTAAGGAATTGTTGAAGTGTCTGCAAGCATATCACTGATAGAGACAAGCACTGCTTGGACAGTATCCACTCGATTCAGTTTTCGTAATAGGTCAATGTAAAGCTTGGCATAATCTAAGCCTTGAGTTGCAAAGACAGTAGAATGCTGAGCTGGTGGCTATGGTATATTTTTCGTAAGCTTATCACGAATGTATTAGGATATGCGCACAAGTTTTATGATTGACTTGAGTAGCAAAAGCTCATCAGCAGAGAGCAGCTTTGCTCGTTGATATCCCTGGCATCTCTTCTTAGCTTGTGTCCTGCCTTGCCAGATGCCATGCTTACCTCCCAAGGAACTGGCTTTGCATTTATCTTGTTACATTGATCATCGAGGTagggagaaaagaatggaggTGGAAGGGCTTGCGCTACGTTTGTCATTGTGCGCTGTAAATGAGTGAATGAAAAGTCATATAATGACAGAAAGAATCATATTGAGGATACAACTCAATTGAGACTTGAAAGGAAGCTGTGAgatattacgtaatttgTACATCTAGATATCTTTTATCTCTAATACAGCTTTCATATCTTTTTAACATATAAGAAATGGTAACGCCAGTTTCATTTACAGTACGGCCTCCGGGATATAAGCAGCCTCCTCAGGTCAGAGACAACAGAGGACCTCCTTCTCGCCGTTTATTTGAAGATCATGGTgacgaagacgatgatgaagagcatCTTATccagagagatgaaaggCCAATCGATGAAAAAATCGAAGGGTTTGGCAATGGAAAAATTTTAGGGTATGTATACTGCCAGTTTACGCTAGGTATATTCACATTTTTTGGCACGAGTAGCGGCGATAAGAAACAAGCTCCTCTGATAATTCCTGTACTTCCCAATGTTGACTGGCGCAAATCGTCCGAACGCCGTGCGCCATTATACCGGCCAGACTCTCGAACGACAAGCGAGATCATAGAGACGCATGAGAGGATTGGCGATGGTTTTCAACAGTCTGGGTTACGAAAAACTGCCATCAGGTCTGAAGCTCCAGTGAATGGTACGGATGGCAATGTTCAAGTCAAGACCGAATATGCCGAGAACAACATTAGCTCTGTCGGCAATGTACAAATTAAACAAGAGATAGATTCATCcgagatcaagaaggaaCCTCTTACACTGGATGAACAGGCTCTTCAAGCTATCCTCGCAGGCGAGGCGTCCGCAAAAACAGAAGACTGTCTTGATCGTGAACTTGCTATAAACACTGCCACCATCCCTCTttcagaggaagaagcatTGAAACGCGATATGGTAGCATTACCAGAAGAAGTGAGTTTTTTAAAATGGGAATTGGTCACTGCTGACTATcgtcttttcaaaaagtcaTCACTAGAAGATTATGCCGCCGTGCCCGTATCAGCATTTGGAGAAGCCATGGCGCGGGGTATGGGCTGGACACCTCAATCGCAAGGGACTAAAGTTCATGAACCCAAACTACGTCCTGCTCTTCTTGGCTTGGGTGCCACTGCTTTACAGAATCATGTCCCGCCTAGTAGATTGGGATCAAGTAAAAAAAATAGAGGCCCaggcaaaaaagaaagaatgaaataCAATCTTGGTGGAGTGATGGTCCGGCGAGAAGACAGTGGCACACCTGGCGGTACCATGAGTCAGAGCGAGCCAGTCCGGATGGACAACACAGAGAGCAGTGGTAAGAGGAGAAACGATGGGTatgagatggaaacaaAGAAACGGGATGATAGATATCGGGAACGGGATAGATATCCTGATATAGACagggaaaaggcaaagtataaggagaaggagtatgagattgaagaacGCGCGCGGCGGAAAGCTAAAGagcgagaaagaagagacaggcATGATGACAAAGTTCGTGATGGATACAGTGATCGTGCCTGTGGAAGAAAGGATGGAGAGGAGCAGcgagatgagagagataGACAAGATAAAACTGGGTATTATaaaaaagactttgagagagagagaaaacgTGTTCGTTAAGAAACAATATATGGAACAAAATGTAGCCCTATATATCAgttctctctttttgtatGTCCCGATTCCCGTATCAATTCATAGAAGTTTCCATGTATCCTAAAATCCTTATCAGGCGTCAACATCCATTCCTCCTATCTCTTCTGTTTCGCCAAACATCATGCCAGTAGTTTCTTTTGCGTATTGCGCGCTTCTCTCTACATCACTGAAATACTTGTACGCCAGACGCACATCTTCTACATTGACTTCCGGTGATTTACGTCGAATAGCAATTTGGGATGAAGGGGCAATTAGATTGAGAGCGTATCTAAGGGAAGTTTGAATGCCCATTGTGGATAGAAGATCAACAGCGGCAGGTGCTAGGCGAACGTCCTCTTCATTCGcccttttttttctctaaTCAGATAAATCCCCAATGCAAAAGATAACACTGACCTGATTTGGACAATCTCTCTCagctcctcttcctcataTTTCTTTGTAGAAATTATCAACATTCTATCCAGCAAATCTGCAGGGATACCATGTGGACTTTTGTACTTTGTCCCTCTTATCCTTGTAATTCCTCTGTTAGACGCCATCACCACTAGCGGCgccatctcattctcgATTGCCCGGttcaaaaaggaaaagcaCTCGATATCAAGCATGTGCACCTCATCAATAAACAAGACACCAGGTACAATCTCGgctttgccttcttcctgCCACTCTGCGACTTTGCCATTGATTTGAGAACGTAATTCAGGCTTAATTTCGCCAGTGTCACCTGCAAAGAGTGCAAGGAAACCTTGAGTGCGAGAGTTTATGACATCGATTTCGTGCAATGAAACAGTGTGAACGACTTCTTTGCGATTTTGCAGTTCACCATCTGGGCAGGCAACGAAACGAGTCTAAGGAACAGCCATTAGCTGAGACGTATATTGCTCATAATAAAAATCAAGTTACGTCTGCGCCCATTGCGTCATAATCCTTTGCTCTCCCAAAGCTCCTCCCAAGTTTTGTTAACTTTCCACTGGCCTTATCAATACTAACGACATCTCCAGCTGATACTTTCTCTCTCTGAAGCTGGTCGATCATCTTGGTACCAAGGTCATATACTGTCTCCATATCTGTTGTTTTGAGGGTCAATCGGCCAGTTTTAGTTGCCTATACATGCCTGATTGTGAGCTGAGCAATGGAatatagaaaagaaagacaaaccCCAGTGACACTACGATCCACCTGAATTTCTACAACTTCGCCCTCGATTAATtctgtctcttcctttATCCTTACCCCAATTGCTCTCCTAAACGCCTGGGTCAAAGATTCTGTTTTGGACATCTAGCAGGGTTTGAGCGCTGCATCTAATCACTGTGCGAAAGTACACTGACCTCGAGAGAAAAAACCTCGGAAGCAGTGAGCATCACAAATGGGACGTCACTACCCAGCGTCTGAGTCATGGCTACCAAGATCATCAATTCACAATCATTTTCTCATGATTATAGAAGCTTCATATAGCACTCACCCATGGCCAGAGCAGTCTTTCCAGTACTTGGTGGTCCAGCCATCAGGATTGCTCGCCCAGCtattcttccttcttgaaCCATCTTGAGGATCACACCAGCCGCCTTACGGGCCTTGCCTTGACCAACCATACCCTGTGACGAGGCTCGAGGCTCAAAATTCGAGTCAAGACCGAGGCCATGG from Cryptococcus depauperatus CBS 7841 chromosome 6, complete sequence carries:
- a CDS encoding pre-mRNA-splicing factor CLF1, which produces MAGKDPRDRAPRVRNRAPAAVQITAEQLLREAQERQEPAIQAPKQRVQDLEELTEFQGRKRTEFESRIRYSRDSILTWIKYAQWEASQNEFERARSVFERALDVDPRSVDLWGKYTDMELKARNINHARNLFDRAITLLPRIDALWYKYVYLEELLLNVPGARQIFERWMQWEPNDKAWQSYIKLEERYNELDRASAIYERWIACRPIPKNWVTWAKFEEERGQPNKAREVFQTALEFFGDEEEQVEKAQSVFAAFARMETRLKEFERARVIYKFALARLPRSKSSNLYSQYTKFEKQHGDRAGVELTVLGKRRIQYEEELAYDSTNYDAWFSLARLEEDAYRADKEDGQDADPTRVREVYERSVANVPPAAEKRYWRRYIYLWLQYAAFEEIDTKDFERARDVYKAAIKLVPHKVFTFAKLWLAYAYFEIRRLEITAARKVLGAGIGMCPKPKLFTGYIELEMRLREFDRVRTLYEKFLTYDPSLSSAWIQWTQVEAAVEDFERVRAIFELAVKQSLDMPEIVWKAYIDFEAGEGERERARSLYERLLERTSHVKVWISYALMEISTLGEGEDEEGNEIEGEAGDVEVARQVFERGYKDLRTKAEKEDRAVLLEAWKNFEEEHGDEQTLSKVQEMMPTTRKRWRKAEDGSGELEEYWDLVFPDDEKEANPTTYKFFQAAQAWAAQRTAEGGEGGLSYEYTDSEEENEDDNDGSEGERDATGEEEDERAKENGDGDKMEQE
- a CDS encoding RuvB-like helicase 2, which codes for MTANISVQPTSIRDVTKMERIGVHSHIHGLGLDSNFEPRASSQGMVGQGKARKAAGVILKMVQEGRIAGRAILMAGPPSTGKTALAMAMTQTLGSDVPFVMLTASEVFSLEMSKTESLTQAFRRAIGVRIKEETELIEGEVVEIQVDRSVTGATKTGRLTLKTTDMETVYDLGTKMIDQLQREKVSAGDVVSIDKASGKLTKLGRSFGRAKDYDAMGADTRFVACPDGELQNRKEVVHTVSLHEIDVINSRTQGFLALFAGDTGEIKPELRSQINGKVAEWQEEGKAEIVPGVLFIDEVHMLDIECFSFLNRAIENEMAPLVVMASNRGITRIRGTKYKSPHGIPADLLDRMLIISTKKYEEEELREIVQIRANEEDVRLAPAAVDLLSTMGIQTSLRYALNLIAPSSQIAIRRKSPEVNVEDVRLAYKYFSDVERSAQYAKETTGMMFGETEEIGGMDVDA